The genomic segment CATACAGCACTGCACATCCAATAGCCCAAGCAACGAGATGGCGAAGCCAGCCTAACCGCTCATTGCGGGCATGCTCTTCACCCGTCTTCGCTTTCTTCTGTGGTGCAGGGCCTCCGGCAAAGCGATGGGCAAACTGCGCATCTGCCCAACGGATCATCGCATGCCCATATGCGATCGAACAGCCGATATATATGGCAGCAAGCCCGTGAACGAAGCTCGCCTCTGCCCCGCCACGAAGATGAATAACTGTAGCGGCAAGCAGCACCAGATCAATGACAGGGGTGCAGTACAGCAGAAACGCTCCCAGCTTAGGGGCGCGCAGCATATAGCGGCTAACCAGACCAGCGAGCACAAACACCCAGAAAGCCATTTCACAGCCAATAATAAACACGGCCATTGTATCCTCCACCTTTTTTAGCACGAATGTATTATTTAAAATCCGTTGTTATTATAGCTCAATTGTATTAAAAAAACAACTGCGCTATAATACACTCATGCCAAAAATAGTCGATCACAACAAACGAAAAGAAAAAATCGCTGAAGCCGTGTGGCGCATTATTATGAGGGAAGGGCTGGACAGCGTCTCCGTACGCCGCGTTGCCGATGAGATGGCCATGTCGCTAGGAGCCATTAGACATTATTTTGTTTCGCAGGACGAGCTGCTGGTCTTTTCCATGCAGCTTGTTTCACAGCGTGTCAATGAGCGCATACAAGCGCTGCCTTTTACCGGAATGGTTCGCCACGATATGGAGCTGATCATCTGGGAGCTGATGCCGCTTGAGGAAGTGAGTATGCAAGAAGCGCTAATTTGGCTCGCCTTCGCAGGAAGGGCGTCCGTAAGCGAAGCGATACGAGCGATAAGCCTCAGCACCTATGAGGAAATATACAACGGCCTAAGAAGGTCGTTAGAGCATCTTATTCAGCAAGGCGTAACGATAGCAAATATAGATGCCGAATACGAAACGGCAAGGCTTCATGCCCTGGTGGACGGGCTTGTCGTGCATGGCGTCACCTATCCACAGCGGTTCAGCAAGGAAATGATGAAAAGCATCGTTAGCCGGCATCTCGATACACTGATGAAAATTCCCTGAATATCTGGATGTTTTCAAAAAATAGGAGCTGGCCAGTTGGCGAGCGCCTTGTATAAAAAGCTCGTCCTCGGTTAATGTGTCAATTCATTCCAGCCAGCGCTGCTCCTCTTTCCGGAATAAATCTCTAAGCTCAGACAGGGAATAGGCACTGTACCTCTCGTAAAAAGATTGGTACAGGCCACCGAGCTGGTTCCATTTGTGATCTGGAGATGGCATAATGACACGGCGCCTGCTTGCTCAGCCCTATCCCAGCCCATAACCAGACCAAGCCAGCCCAGCTGGGAGGCGATTATTTCAGCCGGCGTTTTATCCACGTCCGGTATTCTGTCATCTTTTTGACCATTGCTGCTTTCATCAAACTCCTTGTCGAGCAGTAAATAATTGGAGTGGATAGCTTCCAACAATTCCTTTTAGGATGTATATTCATTGCTCGCCACACTAACATCCCTCTTTATCATTTCGGCTATATCACATCCGTGTACAATGATAAATTAAAATTCATACCCTTTCACCTTCGCATAAACACAAGTATTAGCAAGCTCGCCTGTCTGCTCACGGGCGGACTTTCGCAAAATGCCCTCCAGCGTAAAACCGGCCCGCTCCGCTACCCGCGCACTGGCGTGATTCATCTCATTACAGCGAATTTCGATTCGGCTGGCTTTCAACTCTTGAATGGCAAAGGTGGTAATTCCATTTACCGCCTCCGTCATCAAACCTTGGCCGGAACGCGACGTTCTCAGCCAATAGCCGATTTCAAACCTCCGCACATCCCAGTCAAATCGGTGCAATCCGCTGCTGCCGACAAATTCGCCCGTCCGCTTATCAAACAAATGCAGGGGCAAATCGGTTCGCTCCAAAAAATTCAACCTAGCCTTCCTTACATAAGCTTCCGATTGCTCTACAGTAGGCATGGTTTGTGCAAATGGCATCCACGGCTTCAACTGGTCCAGGCTTTCACCAATCGCCTCATTGCTAAAAACACCGTCCCCCCACTGCGGAGCCCGAATGAGCAAGCGCTCGGTTTCAAACGATTCAGGGAAAGAAATTAAAATTGGATTTTCGCTCATTTCTTACAGCACCTCCTGAAGGATAATGAAATAAATTTTTTATAGTATAACGGTGATTCCATAATTTTACCAGCCTATTCTCGCCAGTGTTCCCCTCTATTCCTTTATGAGCCTATTAATCTATAAAACAATCAATTGTCTCGTTACAAACACTAGATTCGCCTCATATATTATCTTATGAAGTGGAAAGGGGAAATGCATATGCCTAACATCGAAAATTCACACCGTTCTGGTGGTAACCGTAGTGGCGGCAACCGTACCGGTGGCAACCGTACTGGCGGCAACCGTACCGGTGGCAACCGTACTGGCGGCAATCGTACTGGAGGCAACCGCACTCGCGGTAACCGTTCCGGCGGCAACCGTACTGGCGGCAACCATACTGGCGGCAACCGTTCCGGCGGCAACCGTTCCGGAGGTCGTTCTGGAGGCCGTTCCCGCGGAATCCGTTAATCGCCAAACGGCTTTGCTCCCTTGAGCAAAGCAAAAAAGACAAGAAGAGCTGCGCCTATGAAGGCCCAGCTCTTCTTGTTGATTAAATTTTACTCGCAATACTCTGTGTTACCTGCGACAGCCGTATGGATGCAAGCTTATCCTCCATCGCC from the Paenibacillus sp. BIHB 4019 genome contains:
- a CDS encoding TetR/AcrR family transcriptional regulator, which codes for MREGLDSVSVRRVADEMAMSLGAIRHYFVSQDELLVFSMQLVSQRVNERIQALPFTGMVRHDMELIIWELMPLEEVSMQEALIWLAFAGRASVSEAIRAISLSTYEEIYNGLRRSLEHLIQQGVTIANIDAEYETARLHALVDGLVVHGVTYPQRFSKEMMKSIVSRHLDTLMKIP
- a CDS encoding ClbS/DfsB family four-helix bundle protein; its protein translation is MPSPDHKWNQLGGLYQSFYERYSAYSLSELRDLFRKEEQRWLE
- a CDS encoding GNAT family N-acetyltransferase, giving the protein MSENPILISFPESFETERLLIRAPQWGDGVFSNEAIGESLDQLKPWMPFAQTMPTVEQSEAYVRKARLNFLERTDLPLHLFDKRTGEFVGSSGLHRFDWDVRRFEIGYWLRTSRSGQGLMTEAVNGITTFAIQELKASRIEIRCNEMNHASARVAERAGFTLEGILRKSAREQTGELANTCVYAKVKGYEF